The sequence AATGGCCGGTGGAACGGCCGGCCTTCCCTCGTCGCCGGGTACGTCCACCAGGTGTCGAGCGCGGCGCGGAACGCCGGATGGGACTTCAGGTGATCGAACAGGTCGTCCTCGACGATGAGCTTGCCCCGGGCGATGTTCACGAGGATCGCGTCCTCCTTCATCGACGCGAGGAAGCGGCGGTCCACGAGGCCGTGCGTCGCGCGGGTCAGGGGCAAGGCGAGGACCACGACGTCCGCGG comes from Thermoplasmata archaeon and encodes:
- a CDS encoding NAD(P)-dependent oxidoreductase, which translates into the protein ADVVVLALPLTRATHGLVDRRFLASMKEDAILVNIARGKLIVEDDLFDHLKSHPAFRAALDTWWTYPATREGRPFHRPFDDLPNVVMTPHVAPMVPGQRAAAMEAALDNVLRFLRGDPPRHVIDPRDYADVGR